In Chaetodon auriga isolate fChaAug3 chromosome 7, fChaAug3.hap1, whole genome shotgun sequence, a genomic segment contains:
- the LOC143323415 gene encoding dicarboxylate carrier UCP2-like yields the protein MVGGGAADLVPSAPVKVFSAGAAGCVADLVTFPLDTAKVRLQIQGESKSLLEGQRARYRGVFGTIITMVKTEGPRSLYSGLVAGLHRQMSFASVRIGLYDTMKQFYTRGSENAGIGTRLLAGCTTGAMAVTLAQPTDVVKVRFQAQVRLPESGSVKRYSSTIDAYKTIARDEGLKGLWKGCLPNIARNSIVNCSELVTYDIIKELILRNKLMTDNVPCHFTAAFAAGFCTTIVASPVDVVKTRFMNSVPGQYGGAMNCAITMLVKEGPTAFYKGFMPSFLRLGSWNIVMFVSYEQIKRAVVRLQL from the exons ATGGTCGGTGGAGGGGCTGCGGATCTGGTCCCATCAGCTCCTGTCAAGGTGTtttcagctggagcagctggcTGTGTGGCCGACCTGGTCACCTTCCCGCTGGACACAGCCAAAGTCAGACTGCAG ATTCAAGGTGAATCCAAATCCCTGCTGGAAGGCCAGAGGGCGAGATACAGAGGTGTGTTTGgcaccatcatcaccatggTGAAGACCGAGGGCCCGAGGAGTCTGTACAGCGGGCTGGTGGCAGGACTGCACAGACAGATGAGCTTCGCCTCGGTCCGCATCGGCCTGTATGACACCATGAAGCAGTTCTACACCAGAGGCTCAGAGA ATGCAGGGATCGGGACTCGGCTGCTGGCGGGCTGCACCACAGGGGCGATGGCGGTGACCCTCGCTCAGCCCACCGATGTGGTCAAAGTCAGGTTCCAGGCTCAGGTCCGCCTGCCTGAGAGCGGCTCTGTGAAGAGGTACAGCAGCACGATCGACGCCTACAAGACCATAGCCAGGGATGAGGGCCTTAAAGGGCTCTGGAAAG GTTGTCTGCCAAACATCGCCCGAAACTCCATCGTAAACTGCTCCGAGCTGGTGACTTATGACATCATCAAAGAGCTCATCCTGAGGAACAAGCTGATGACAG ACAACGTGCCGTGTCACTTCACAGCAGCCTTCGCAGCAGGTTTCTGCACCACCATCGTGGCATCTCCAGTGGATGTGGTGAAGACGCGCTTCATGAATTCAGTGCCTGGGCAGTACGGCGGCGCTATGAACTGTGCCATAACCATGCTGGTTAAAGAGGGACCCACAGCTTTCTATAAGGG CTTTATGCCTTCGTTTCTCCGTCTGGGGTCCTGGAACATTGTGATGTTTGTGAGCTACGAGCAGATTAAAAGGGCCGTGGTTAGACTCCAGCTCTGA